The proteins below come from a single Cololabis saira isolate AMF1-May2022 chromosome 2, fColSai1.1, whole genome shotgun sequence genomic window:
- the sdhaf2 gene encoding succinate dehydrogenase assembly factor 2, mitochondrial codes for MFASIISKRLVTGVYQAARRPAITGLVASRGYRGDSPDDTKADMIEIPLPPWVEKTDEPINIKKRRLLYESRKRGMLENCILLSLFAKQYLNTMSDIQLRQYDRLINEPTNDWDIYYWATEAQPTPEVYQGEVMDMLKEFTKNRDQEQRLDAPSLEYLEKEGL; via the exons ATGTTTGCTTCAATTATTTCGAAAAGG CTGGTAACAGGGGTCTACCAGGCAGCACGGAGACCAGCAATCACAGGGTTGGTGGCTTCTCGTGGTTACCGTGGAGACTCTCCGGATGACACCAAGGCCGACATGATTGAGATCCCTTTGCCGCCATGGGTGGAAAAGACAGACGAGCCCATCAACATCAAGAAACGTCGGCTGCTCTATGAGAGTCGCAAGAGGGGCATGTTGGAGAACTGCATATTGCTCAG CCTTTTCGCAAAGCAATATCTGAACACAATGTCTGACATCCAGCTGCGGCAGTATGACAGACTCATTAATGAACCAACCAATGACTGGGACATCTACTACTGGGCAACAG AAGCTCAACCCACACCAGAAGTTTACCAAGGAGAAGTTATGGATATGCTCAAAGAGTTCACAAAAAACCGAGACCAAGAACAGAGGCTGGATGCGCCAAGCTTGGAGTACCTGGAAAAAGAAGGTCTGTGA